The genomic segment ATTGGCCGCTCGCCCACATGATGCGCGATCTTCGCGGTGCCGAGAAGGAGGTAGGGCACGGTCCCGAATTCGTTGGTCTTCTCTTCACGAACGAAGAGTAGGACGTCACTCGACCCGGAAAGATACCGCCGCCCAGTCGTGGACCGGATCGTCGTTGTTGACTGGCTCTCCCAGTGAAAGAGATCTTGGCTGATCGGATAGTCGCGGTACATGGTGCTTGGCGAGAACCCTGCAGACGACTTCTTGAGCGTGATGAAGAGGGCATCTACGTTCTCGTCTCTTACGAACAGCACGCCCTGTTGGAACGAGTTCGGCCTCCGACCGAGGGTTGCGTAACCGAGCGCGGCGAGCGCCTCTTCCCGCTGGTATCGAGCATGTATTTGGAGCGGCATCCACGAGAGTCTGCCGGCCATCGCGGTCGGAATGTGTCGCGCGGAGCTGAAGCCGAGCTCAATGACCTCGGCGAGTTCCTCACGCACTGCTCGTTCGGCCTCGAGGGAGCGCAACCCGTCTTCGACGGAGGAGAATCCGCCGCCATTGGGCCACAGCGAAAAGAAAAGCATGGAGGCGAACAGACGGCTTCGTGCGGACAGGTCCGCGTACTCCGGCGAACCGTCGGCCAGTAGATGCCGATACTCTCGCGCGCGCTCGCTGTCGTCCACGTGGACCAACGCGCGAACGCGCTTCAGCAGGTGCGTTTCGCGCTCCGTCCCGCCCGATGTTCGAAGCCCAGCATCTCTTCGGAGCCTGGTCCATGAACGGCCCCGCTTCCCCTTCTTAAGCACGTCAGCGAGGTCGACCCCTGCCTGGCTCAGGAACTCCTCCAGCGTCGTGTCGCCATACGAGCGCAGCTCAGCAGCGAGCTGATGCCATTGATTGGCCACCTGCTCCTTCAAGTTCTCGAGAATCAAATGCTGCGACTGCCGGTCGAGCACGATCTGCGACCCGGACGGCAGGAAAGGGAAGCCGTGTTCGACCTGGCGGGCCACAGCTTGGCGCGTCAGCCCGGTCAGCGCACGCAGCTTCATGTCCCAACGAAACTGCTTGCTCTGATGACCGACGAAATCCAGGGCCGTAAGCACGGCCTTGTCGGCGGTGCGGCGCAGGCCACGCCCCAACTGCTGCAGGAAGACTGTGGCGCTCTCGGTGGGACGCAGGAAGAGCACCGTGTCCACGTCGGGCAAGTCGAGCCCCTCGTTGAACAACTCCGCCGAGAAGAGGACGTTCACTTCCCGGTTGCGGAGTAGGCGAAGAGCCTCGTCGCGCGGCGCTTGCGTCCGCCCGTCACCGCTAATCATGAGGGCGGGGATTCCGGCTTCGTTGAACACTCGCGCCATGTACTCCGCGTGTGAGACGTCAACGCAGAAGCCCAGCGCGCGCATGCCGAGCGGATCGATCACTTTGTCGACGACCTCGTTGACGACGATCCGCGCACGGGCATCGTTTCCCGTGAAGAGGTTCGAAAGCTGTGTGGCGTCATAACCGCCGCGCACCCACGCGATCCTCGACAAGTCGGTGCCGTCGGCGATGGCGAAGTAGTGGAAGGGCGACAGGAGCTCCTGGCCGAGCGCGTCCCACAGCCGCAGCTCCGCTGCCACGCGTCCGTCGAAGTACGCCAGAATGTCGTTGCCGTCGGCGCGTTCCGGGGTCGCGGTGAGGCCGAGTAGCTCTTTCGGCTCTAAGTGGTCCAGGAGCTTCCGGTACGTCGCCGCGCTGGCGTGATGGAACTCGTCGATCACGATGACATCAAAGGCCTCGGCAGGGATGTTCTCTACCCCATATGAGGTGAGCGACTGAACGCTTGCGAAGACATGTTCCCACCGCTCTGGCCGGCTACGCGCGACGTAACTCTCACCGAAGCTCGCGTCGCCCAATACCTCGCGGTAGGTACGAGTAGCCTGCGTGAGGATCTCTTTTCGGTGGGCAACAAATAGCAATGAGCGCTTCGAGCCGCCGAGTCGCTGGTAGTCGAATGCCGCCAGGACCGTTTTGCCGGTACCCGTCGCCGCAACGACGAGGTTTCGGTGGCGGCCATGCACCTCGCGCTCCGCAGCCAATGCTTCGAGCATCTCCAATTGATACGGATACGGGCGCACCTCCAGACCCGATAGGGACACTGTCATCCGGTCGTTACGCCGCGTCCCGGAGGCCTCGGCAAGCGCATCGTCGAGTCGATCCCCATCGTGATCGGGGTCGTACACCTCGTAGCTGGCGTCGTTCCAGTAGGTATCGAACGTGGCTTGGAACTTCTCGAGGAGCGACGGCGTGCCCACACCCGACAGCCGGACGTTCCACTCCACTCCATCGAGCAGCGCTGCCTTCGAGAGATTCGACGAGCCCACATATGCAGTGTTGAACCCGCTGCGGCGCTGGAAGAGCCACGCCTTCGCATGCAGACGGGTGCGCATCGAGTCGTACTGCACTCTGACCTGCGCACCGAACTCACGCGCCAAGCGATCGATAGCGGCGC from the Microbacterium atlanticum genome contains:
- a CDS encoding DUF3427 domain-containing protein; protein product: MQAGLYETLVTSGLQGRLHSQGGLLPTIEAVDEADQPHVLARLVYEEAVRQLSSISGESERLELVNRLLADIAASPDFVVAPARQLQRLAPPAGPGISTYDNVRPTTPLSEAALLTNTRGEPNLNAELKAEIDTADQVDLLCAFVKWHGVRLLEAELARLRRRGAPFRIITTTYMGATERAAIDRLAREFGAQVRVQYDSMRTRLHAKAWLFQRRSGFNTAYVGSSNLSKAALLDGVEWNVRLSGVGTPSLLEKFQATFDTYWNDASYEVYDPDHDGDRLDDALAEASGTRRNDRMTVSLSGLEVRPYPYQLEMLEALAAEREVHGRHRNLVVAATGTGKTVLAAFDYQRLGGSKRSLLFVAHRKEILTQATRTYREVLGDASFGESYVARSRPERWEHVFASVQSLTSYGVENIPAEAFDVIVIDEFHHASAATYRKLLDHLEPKELLGLTATPERADGNDILAYFDGRVAAELRLWDALGQELLSPFHYFAIADGTDLSRIAWVRGGYDATQLSNLFTGNDARARIVVNEVVDKVIDPLGMRALGFCVDVSHAEYMARVFNEAGIPALMISGDGRTQAPRDEALRLLRNREVNVLFSAELFNEGLDLPDVDTVLFLRPTESATVFLQQLGRGLRRTADKAVLTALDFVGHQSKQFRWDMKLRALTGLTRQAVARQVEHGFPFLPSGSQIVLDRQSQHLILENLKEQVANQWHQLAAELRSYGDTTLEEFLSQAGVDLADVLKKGKRGRSWTRLRRDAGLRTSGGTERETHLLKRVRALVHVDDSERAREYRHLLADGSPEYADLSARSRLFASMLFFSLWPNGGGFSSVEDGLRSLEAERAVREELAEVIELGFSSARHIPTAMAGRLSWMPLQIHARYQREEALAALGYATLGRRPNSFQQGVLFVRDENVDALFITLKKSSAGFSPSTMYRDYPISQDLFHWESQSTTTIRSTTGRRYLSGSSDVLLFVREEKTNEFGTVPYLLLGTAKIAHHVGERPIAITWRLDQPMPSDFFQRASVAAQ